The Ferrimicrobium sp. genome contains a region encoding:
- a CDS encoding cysteine--tRNA ligase, translating to MKIFDTAREALVELDVHQVARIYTCGITPYDAAHMGHAAVYVTFDLLQRNLARHNVISTCVRNVTDVDDDILRKARTIGANYLDLAAREMAKFDRDMAGLGLARPHAEPRATSAIPEILTMVGDLMDGGFAYQVDGWVYFEVAKAPHFGKVSHLPRDMMMELAAERGGNPGDLRKRDPLDFVLWQPSLPDEPSWESRFGPGRPGWHIECSALAMRELGPVVDIHGGGSDLIFPHHECEAAQTEAITGGEFVKHWMHVGMVCLDGVKMSKSLGNLVFVGDLLKDSTGEEIRLAILSHHYRSTWDWSDAVLASAKERIARWRASGPGRGAFDEVAAALDNDLDTPTAIAAIERAVAEGQGVRDTVTLLGIDLEVS from the coding sequence GTGAAGATCTTTGATACCGCCCGCGAGGCGCTCGTTGAGCTTGATGTCCACCAAGTCGCCCGTATCTACACCTGCGGCATTACTCCCTATGATGCTGCCCACATGGGTCATGCAGCGGTCTATGTGACCTTTGATCTCTTGCAGCGCAATCTCGCGAGGCATAACGTGATCTCTACGTGTGTCCGGAATGTGACCGACGTCGATGATGATATCCTGCGCAAGGCTCGAACGATTGGCGCGAACTATCTGGATCTCGCTGCGCGAGAGATGGCTAAGTTCGATCGTGATATGGCTGGCCTTGGCCTTGCTCGACCGCATGCAGAGCCGAGGGCGACCTCGGCGATTCCAGAGATTTTGACGATGGTCGGTGATCTCATGGATGGTGGCTTTGCCTACCAAGTCGATGGCTGGGTCTACTTTGAGGTGGCGAAGGCGCCTCATTTTGGGAAGGTGTCCCACCTTCCGCGTGACATGATGATGGAGCTTGCCGCCGAACGAGGTGGCAATCCAGGTGATCTGCGAAAGCGTGATCCGCTCGACTTTGTGTTGTGGCAACCGTCGCTTCCGGACGAACCTTCATGGGAGTCACGCTTTGGACCCGGACGTCCTGGATGGCATATCGAATGTTCGGCACTGGCCATGCGAGAATTGGGTCCGGTTGTCGATATCCATGGAGGCGGTTCAGATCTGATCTTCCCTCACCATGAGTGTGAAGCGGCACAGACGGAGGCGATCACCGGCGGTGAGTTCGTGAAACACTGGATGCACGTTGGGATGGTCTGCCTTGACGGAGTCAAGATGTCCAAGTCGCTTGGGAACCTTGTGTTTGTCGGTGACTTACTTAAAGATTCCACTGGCGAGGAGATTCGCTTGGCCATTTTGAGCCATCACTATCGATCGACCTGGGACTGGTCCGATGCCGTGTTGGCGAGCGCAAAGGAGCGTATTGCCAGGTGGCGTGCGAGCGGACCTGGTAGAGGCGCTTTTGATGAAGTAGCGGCGGCTCTCGATAATGACCTCGATACGCCAACGGCTATTGCGGCAATCGAACGTGCCGTCGCTGAGGGTCAGGGCGTCAGGGATACGGTTACATTATTGGGAATCGATTTGGAGGTTTCGTGA
- a CDS encoding deoxyribonuclease IV, giving the protein MRVGAHVSAAGGFDGLIDRAGALGVQAAQFFLSSPRTWKYRPLAAPASGPVSQAARLRGVDDLVVHASYLINLGSNDPQLVTKSSELLAAVMATSVEKSLSAVVLHPGSHKGYGFLESLESWRRAVAPTVSLASETTQLLLENTAGGGASMGRSVAELRQLVERCERPEVVGICIDTQHLFAAGYDLRDRALADELADELKSTFGKVAVVHLNDSASELGSAHDRHANLGEGEIGLDALIDFVHHEVFQSADLILEVPGSGDGPRIEDVVQLRDALANSGASGS; this is encoded by the coding sequence ATGCGGGTAGGTGCTCATGTCTCGGCGGCTGGAGGATTCGATGGTCTGATAGATCGGGCAGGTGCGCTTGGTGTGCAAGCAGCACAGTTCTTTCTCTCTTCGCCCCGAACCTGGAAGTATCGCCCGCTAGCGGCTCCGGCGAGTGGTCCGGTGAGCCAGGCGGCACGGCTCCGTGGAGTTGACGACCTCGTCGTTCACGCCTCCTACCTCATCAATTTGGGGTCGAATGATCCGCAACTCGTCACCAAATCGAGCGAGTTGCTGGCGGCCGTCATGGCCACGTCGGTTGAGAAGTCGCTCTCTGCCGTGGTTCTCCATCCGGGATCGCATAAGGGTTATGGTTTTTTGGAGAGCCTTGAAAGTTGGCGGCGAGCGGTAGCGCCAACGGTGTCCCTTGCCTCGGAGACGACGCAATTGCTTCTTGAGAACACAGCCGGAGGAGGCGCTTCGATGGGTCGGTCAGTCGCTGAGCTTCGCCAACTCGTTGAACGATGCGAGCGGCCAGAGGTGGTGGGCATCTGCATCGACACTCAACATCTCTTTGCTGCTGGTTATGATCTGCGCGATCGGGCTCTCGCCGATGAGCTGGCTGATGAACTCAAGAGCACATTTGGCAAGGTAGCCGTCGTCCATCTCAATGATTCAGCGTCGGAACTCGGTTCGGCGCATGACCGTCATGCCAATCTTGGTGAGGGTGAGATTGGGTTAGATGCGCTGATCGATTTTGTCCATCACGAGGTCTTTCAATCTGCCGATCTCATTCTTGAGGTACCTGGTTCCGGTGACGGGCCTCGCATCGAAGATGTCGTGCAGCTGCGAGATGCGCTAGCAAACTCTGGAGCGTCAGGCTCCTGA
- a CDS encoding CDP-alcohol phosphatidyltransferase family protein — MFDGNFRASVDRRTAPVGRSLSRLGVSPDLLTVIGIVFSIGAGVAVGFGELYLGFGLLLLGAIPDLLDGPVAKAAQTSSSRGAFFDSFADRISDLAILGGLSIYFLGVHDELFAVLSFFGYGFASLISYQRAKAESLGLSGKGGIMERAERVVLLLFALLIHPLLRIALLVLLVGSVVTVVQRFVSIWRQASRRPDRVAALARITNLRRVNRRRRIRSRASLQRFLPGATGRASFSRRHSAGRKRA, encoded by the coding sequence GTGTTTGATGGTAATTTTAGAGCTTCGGTTGATCGCCGTACTGCTCCTGTTGGTCGTTCACTGTCGCGTCTCGGTGTCAGTCCTGACCTCCTTACGGTGATAGGCATCGTCTTCTCGATCGGAGCCGGAGTCGCGGTTGGATTTGGGGAGCTCTATCTAGGATTTGGGTTGCTCCTGCTCGGCGCGATACCGGATTTGCTTGACGGGCCGGTGGCCAAGGCCGCGCAGACCTCCTCGAGCCGCGGTGCCTTTTTCGATTCCTTTGCTGATCGCATCAGTGATCTCGCCATTCTTGGTGGATTGAGTATCTATTTTCTCGGCGTGCACGATGAACTCTTCGCGGTGCTCTCCTTCTTTGGTTATGGGTTTGCCTCGTTGATCTCGTATCAACGGGCCAAGGCCGAGTCGCTGGGTTTGAGCGGCAAGGGCGGGATTATGGAACGTGCAGAGCGCGTTGTCCTTCTGCTCTTCGCCCTGTTGATCCATCCCTTGTTGCGTATTGCACTCCTCGTCCTCCTCGTCGGGTCGGTGGTCACCGTGGTGCAGCGTTTCGTCTCGATTTGGCGCCAGGCTTCGCGTCGACCTGATCGTGTTGCGGCACTGGCACGGATAACAAATCTTCGGCGCGTCAATCGACGTCGGCGTATCCGGTCTCGAGCGAGCCTCCAACGCTTTTTGCCTGGCGCTACTGGGCGTGCCAGCTTCTCTCGGCGACACTCCGCAGGTCGCAAGCGGGCTTGA
- a CDS encoding N-acetyltransferase has product MTVRIATVRTPPEEFLGWIPAELVLEHSEAVVAYWDQTPAGLLLFAVDGAVAKIHFHYVESALRNLGIGEQLLEETLTLAKGAGCTTCYGWVSPGDRIAKLTYEAQGFRSDQIRVKREL; this is encoded by the coding sequence ATGACGGTGCGCATCGCTACGGTGCGAACTCCCCCGGAGGAGTTTCTTGGCTGGATTCCGGCTGAGCTCGTTCTCGAACACAGTGAGGCCGTGGTCGCCTATTGGGATCAGACCCCAGCAGGGCTTTTGCTGTTTGCTGTAGACGGAGCCGTTGCAAAGATTCACTTCCACTACGTTGAATCTGCACTACGCAACCTCGGGATCGGCGAGCAGCTTCTCGAAGAGACGCTCACCCTCGCCAAGGGGGCCGGTTGCACAACCTGTTACGGTTGGGTCTCTCCAGGAGATCGCATTGCAAAACTCACCTATGAAGCACAAGGCTTCCGATCAGACCAGATCCGCGTGAAGAGGGAACTCTAA
- a CDS encoding NUDIX domain-containing protein, translating into MAVSGVTIDHDKVLLVRRSPLNPEVWAPPGGKVERHEHLVQALERETHEEIGVTLHPLRLLAQIELHMTDRSYALFSFLCDVVNEPSALAPSSDALDLRWWRFEDTLHAPLAPGVFTVLRQLTQ; encoded by the coding sequence GTGGCCGTCTCCGGCGTCACCATCGACCACGACAAGGTGCTGTTGGTTCGGCGTTCACCACTCAACCCAGAGGTATGGGCCCCGCCCGGGGGCAAGGTCGAACGACACGAACACCTTGTCCAAGCCCTAGAACGCGAGACTCACGAAGAGATCGGCGTCACACTTCATCCCCTCAGGCTGCTCGCTCAGATCGAGCTCCACATGACAGACCGCTCGTATGCACTCTTTAGCTTTCTCTGTGATGTCGTCAACGAGCCGAGTGCCCTGGCCCCCAGCTCCGACGCGCTCGACCTCCGCTGGTGGCGCTTTGAGGACACCCTTCACGCACCCCTCGCCCCCGGCGTCTTCACTGTTTTACGCCAACTCACCCAGTGA
- a CDS encoding elongation factor G, with amino-acid sequence MKAYPTEQIRTIVCVGPPGAGKTSLVEAILFRTGSLSHKGRIEDGTTVSDRTPEEINHGYSIDSSTIATEYENVKINLIDTPGSSEFFATTALAMEAADAALVVIDAQTVTNPELLLLWNLLNTRQLPRLLFINKCDRDPEAFAKTVSLLHETLGEHIDPIELPLPEGNGLGGVIDLIANRGFLEHGTTESEIGIPADLVDQERTARDTLLDEIVQEDDAIMERYLSGEELPIDELARALSMSVRALHLSPLLCGSATGDVGMHHLVDALVSLVPPPTLHPHPGWSVLVVSAIQDQYLGRLSVLKNLGAALHPDDVLTSADGHEERLHQLLVPTPSELHQVPTIDPGDLVVVPKLAAPVGTLLTRGVQPSDQPTLHPAPVPGFTVAITTEAPQDEERLAANLFKIAGDDPGITIDREPGTHRLLVQGFGTNHLAITVERIQRRGQFKIETHEPITQYRETFRAPAQAEGRYKKQTGGHGQFGVATIIVEPLSRDSGFEFVDEIVGGAIPRNFIPAVEKGILEAMEAGGLMGYPITDIRVRLIDGKYHSVDSSEMSFKMAGSLALREALNQAQSQLLEPITRLCVTTPVTHQGDVLGYLSSKRGKILHTTTPDSAWVSIEADVPAAELVSFAPDLRAMTNGLGSFVGQAHHYDAVPDHIATKLTVSAT; translated from the coding sequence GTGAAGGCCTACCCAACTGAACAAATCCGCACCATCGTCTGCGTTGGCCCCCCAGGTGCCGGCAAGACGAGCTTGGTAGAAGCGATACTATTTCGAACTGGATCATTATCTCACAAGGGACGGATCGAGGATGGTACTACCGTCTCCGATCGCACGCCAGAGGAGATCAACCACGGTTACTCGATAGACTCAAGTACGATCGCTACCGAGTACGAGAACGTCAAGATCAACCTTATCGACACCCCTGGCAGCTCCGAATTCTTCGCCACCACCGCACTCGCCATGGAAGCTGCCGATGCCGCGCTCGTGGTGATCGATGCACAGACGGTAACCAACCCTGAATTGCTCCTCCTCTGGAACCTGCTGAACACCCGTCAATTGCCACGTCTGCTCTTCATCAACAAGTGTGACCGCGATCCTGAGGCCTTTGCCAAGACGGTCAGCCTCTTACACGAGACGCTCGGCGAACACATCGACCCCATCGAGCTTCCGTTGCCCGAGGGCAATGGCCTCGGTGGAGTCATCGATCTCATTGCCAATCGTGGCTTTCTCGAACACGGAACTACCGAATCCGAGATCGGCATTCCTGCGGACCTCGTCGACCAGGAGCGAACGGCTCGCGATACCTTGCTCGATGAAATCGTCCAGGAGGACGATGCAATTATGGAACGCTATCTCTCCGGCGAAGAATTGCCGATCGATGAACTCGCTCGTGCCCTCTCGATGAGTGTGCGAGCCCTCCACCTCAGTCCCCTGCTCTGCGGCTCCGCAACGGGGGATGTGGGTATGCATCACCTCGTGGACGCACTCGTTAGTCTTGTGCCCCCACCGACGTTGCATCCTCACCCCGGATGGTCGGTGCTTGTTGTCTCGGCAATCCAGGATCAATATCTCGGGCGCTTGAGCGTGCTAAAGAATCTCGGAGCCGCGTTGCACCCAGATGATGTGCTCACGTCGGCTGATGGACATGAAGAGCGGCTGCATCAACTCCTCGTGCCCACCCCATCGGAACTGCATCAAGTACCCACGATCGATCCCGGCGACCTTGTCGTCGTTCCCAAGCTCGCCGCTCCTGTCGGAACACTCTTGACCCGAGGAGTACAGCCCTCCGATCAACCGACCCTCCATCCCGCACCGGTACCAGGGTTCACGGTCGCGATTACGACCGAGGCCCCACAAGACGAGGAACGACTGGCGGCTAACCTTTTCAAAATTGCCGGTGATGATCCAGGTATCACGATCGACCGTGAACCGGGAACCCATCGCCTTCTTGTGCAGGGTTTTGGGACCAACCATCTCGCCATCACGGTTGAACGTATCCAACGACGTGGGCAGTTCAAAATAGAGACCCACGAACCGATCACCCAGTATCGTGAAACGTTCCGTGCACCCGCGCAGGCGGAGGGTCGTTACAAGAAACAGACTGGAGGCCATGGCCAATTTGGCGTCGCGACCATCATCGTCGAACCCCTGTCTCGTGATAGCGGTTTTGAGTTCGTGGATGAGATTGTCGGTGGTGCCATTCCACGTAACTTCATTCCCGCGGTCGAGAAAGGTATTCTTGAGGCAATGGAGGCTGGTGGGCTCATGGGATATCCGATCACCGACATACGCGTACGCCTTATCGATGGCAAATATCACAGTGTCGACTCATCCGAGATGAGCTTTAAGATGGCCGGATCCCTCGCCCTACGAGAGGCCCTTAACCAAGCCCAATCACAGTTACTTGAGCCGATCACTCGCCTTTGCGTCACCACGCCTGTAACACATCAAGGCGATGTCCTTGGTTATCTCAGTTCCAAACGCGGCAAAATTCTCCACACCACTACACCAGATAGCGCCTGGGTGAGCATAGAAGCCGACGTACCAGCCGCAGAGCTCGTCTCCTTCGCCCCCGATCTGCGAGCGATGACAAATGGCCTTGGTTCATTCGTGGGGCAAGCCCATCACTACGATGCCGTGCCAGACCATATCGCGACCAAGCTCACCGTCTCAGCGACCTAA
- the fabI gene encoding enoyl-ACP reductase FabI, with protein sequence MGILDEKQLLITGVLNTSSIAYHIASVARDEGAEIILTGFGRGLSITRRVAAKLGADVQVIELDAGNPTSVDQAAVEVGKSWAHLDGIVHAIGYAPPSCLDKPMLEAPWEDVAIALQVSAFSLSELARAFRPLLAAAEGASIVGLDFDATVAWPGYNWMGVAKAGLESLSRYLARELGGSQIRVNLISAGPIRTIAAKSIEAFKMFQDNWGDRSPLGWDPENALPVARSVVALLSDFFPMTTGELIHVDGGYHAFGA encoded by the coding sequence ATGGGCATCCTAGACGAAAAGCAGCTTCTGATCACTGGTGTTCTCAACACCTCATCGATCGCGTATCATATCGCCTCCGTCGCGCGCGACGAAGGCGCCGAGATCATTCTCACGGGTTTTGGTCGGGGTCTCTCAATCACACGACGAGTCGCAGCGAAGTTGGGTGCCGATGTGCAGGTCATCGAACTCGACGCTGGCAACCCCACCTCAGTCGATCAGGCAGCCGTCGAAGTGGGTAAGAGCTGGGCACATCTTGACGGAATTGTCCATGCCATCGGTTACGCGCCACCCTCCTGCCTGGACAAGCCGATGCTGGAAGCCCCATGGGAGGATGTCGCCATTGCCCTCCAGGTATCGGCATTTTCCCTCTCGGAGCTGGCCAGAGCTTTTCGCCCGTTATTGGCAGCCGCCGAGGGGGCATCCATCGTGGGCCTTGACTTCGACGCAACCGTCGCGTGGCCTGGCTACAACTGGATGGGTGTCGCTAAGGCTGGTCTCGAGTCGCTCAGTCGCTATCTGGCTCGAGAACTTGGAGGTTCCCAAATCCGCGTCAATCTCATCTCTGCAGGGCCGATTCGCACCATCGCTGCCAAATCGATTGAGGCCTTCAAAATGTTCCAGGACAATTGGGGGGATCGCTCTCCTCTCGGTTGGGACCCTGAGAATGCCCTGCCTGTCGCTCGGAGCGTGGTAGCTCTCTTGTCCGACTTCTTCCCGATGACCACTGGCGAACTGATTCACGTCGACGGCGGTTATCATGCCTTCGGAGCGTAA
- a CDS encoding HIT domain-containing protein has product MEHLFAGWRAQFVAGEDRPVGCVFCTIGAEPDRDDVHYVIARGDSCFVVLNLYPYTSGHLMVVPNAHVGDLAGLNGVLAEEMLVFIRAAHDALRAAYHPEGINVGMNLGRAAGAGIAEHVHVHLVPRWSGDANFMSTLAETRVLPETLSDSLMKLRTHWPAR; this is encoded by the coding sequence ATGGAACATCTCTTTGCCGGTTGGCGCGCACAATTTGTCGCAGGAGAGGATCGCCCGGTCGGATGCGTGTTCTGCACGATCGGTGCCGAACCAGACCGTGATGATGTGCACTATGTGATTGCTCGCGGGGATAGCTGTTTTGTAGTGCTCAACCTCTATCCATACACTTCCGGACATCTCATGGTGGTACCCAATGCACATGTGGGGGATCTTGCAGGCCTCAATGGTGTGTTAGCCGAGGAGATGTTGGTCTTCATCCGGGCAGCCCATGATGCACTACGTGCGGCCTATCACCCGGAAGGTATCAATGTTGGCATGAACCTAGGCAGAGCCGCTGGGGCAGGAATTGCTGAGCACGTCCACGTACACCTTGTACCTCGCTGGTCGGGTGATGCGAATTTTATGTCGACTCTGGCGGAGACCCGAGTTCTGCCAGAGACGCTTTCGGACTCACTAATGAAACTGCGCACGCATTGGCCCGCGCGCTAA
- a CDS encoding HAD family phosphatase translates to MSEAESIRTTTGTPPATAVVFDLGGVFIDWDPRHLYRKIFANERDMERFLEQVCTPTWHAQLDRGVPFSIASQALLTANPGLAGPIRAYHDRFPEMWGPVSRQMVALLHRLNDAGHPTYAATNWPAEYWDGAMATFAFLATFRGILVSGLIGVAKPSRDFFNTLSTTFPITPSQTVFIDDRAENVRAATDAGYRSHRYVGMNALESYLQDNGLEVNGEI, encoded by the coding sequence GTGAGCGAAGCGGAATCCATACGCACCACAACCGGGACGCCCCCCGCTACCGCCGTTGTCTTCGATCTCGGTGGGGTCTTCATCGATTGGGATCCACGGCACCTCTACCGCAAAATCTTCGCCAACGAGCGCGACATGGAACGCTTCCTCGAGCAGGTTTGCACACCAACTTGGCATGCCCAGCTCGATCGCGGCGTTCCGTTCTCCATCGCATCACAAGCACTGCTCACCGCCAACCCTGGGCTCGCGGGCCCGATCCGCGCCTATCACGATCGCTTTCCAGAGATGTGGGGGCCCGTTTCGCGCCAGATGGTCGCGCTCTTGCATCGGCTCAACGATGCCGGCCACCCAACCTATGCGGCAACGAACTGGCCCGCCGAGTACTGGGATGGGGCGATGGCGACGTTTGCATTCCTAGCAACCTTTCGCGGCATTCTCGTATCAGGACTCATCGGTGTTGCCAAACCATCTCGAGACTTCTTCAATACCCTCTCCACAACGTTCCCAATCACGCCTTCGCAGACAGTCTTTATTGATGATCGCGCTGAGAATGTGAGGGCCGCGACCGACGCCGGCTACCGCAGCCACCGATACGTTGGCATGAACGCACTGGAGTCGTATCTACAGGATAATGGCCTCGAGGTCAATGGAGAGATCTGA
- the thrS gene encoding threonine--tRNA ligase yields the protein MKLDGQSYEESVSSGTDLLARLPKATAKDVVALRVNGVLVDIRHSLDPDDEVVLIHADSHDGLDIVRHSSAHVLAQAVVRLFPGAQYAIGPTTEDGFFYDFLLPNDGRFEESDLAKVEGEMRRIVAEDQPFIRAEVTIEEAEELFASQLFKREILAAIRDVDAAQIVSVYRNRPDFVDLCRGPHVPSTRYLKSFRLQRVSGAYWRGDEKRPQLQRIYGIAFASEKATTDYLTFLEESEKRDHRRIGQELDWFHFPPEIGSGLVVFHPKGAYIRYRMEEFSRTKHLDAGYELVWTPHLAKSTLYETSGHLEWYKEGMYPPMELDEGDLYYPKPMNCPGHMLIYRSQPRSYRDLPLRLFEFGTVYRYERSGTLHGLLRVRGLTQDDSHIFCTPSQLKDELGRLLRFVIAILRAFGLEDFDAELSTRPEKSVGNDAEWEFATEAARLALDTSGIEYSIAEGEGAFYAPKIDIHLTDAIGRRWQLSTLQIDLQEPQRFALEFQDTSNQKLRPYMIHRALFGSVERFFAILTEHYAGALPGWLLEEQIRILPVTEEAQDWAHTVAQTCKTNGLRVVVGSAGEPLGGRIRKAKMDKVPYILVVGNNDVSAETVGVNRRGDTKEQRGIALDVFIAEAVQALQEPTLDAF from the coding sequence GTGAAGCTAGACGGTCAGAGCTATGAGGAGTCCGTGAGCAGTGGTACCGATCTTCTCGCTCGGCTGCCCAAGGCAACCGCTAAGGATGTGGTCGCCTTACGGGTTAACGGTGTACTGGTTGATATCAGGCACTCGCTTGATCCTGATGATGAGGTAGTGCTCATCCATGCCGATAGTCATGATGGGCTCGACATCGTGCGACACTCGTCGGCCCACGTGCTTGCCCAGGCTGTGGTGCGACTGTTTCCGGGAGCGCAGTACGCGATTGGTCCAACGACTGAAGACGGTTTCTTTTACGACTTTCTCCTACCAAATGATGGGCGTTTCGAGGAATCTGACCTCGCGAAGGTCGAGGGGGAGATGCGCCGTATCGTGGCCGAAGATCAACCGTTTATACGGGCTGAGGTCACGATTGAGGAGGCTGAAGAGCTCTTTGCTTCGCAGCTCTTCAAGCGAGAGATCTTGGCCGCTATCCGTGATGTTGATGCGGCGCAGATCGTCTCAGTCTACCGTAATCGCCCCGATTTTGTTGACCTGTGCCGGGGGCCACATGTTCCCTCAACTCGTTACCTCAAGAGCTTCCGACTACAACGGGTGTCAGGCGCCTATTGGCGTGGAGACGAAAAGCGCCCGCAGCTGCAGCGTATCTACGGCATCGCCTTCGCCTCTGAGAAGGCTACTACGGACTATCTCACCTTCCTGGAGGAGTCAGAAAAACGAGATCACCGTCGCATAGGCCAGGAGTTGGATTGGTTCCACTTTCCGCCGGAGATCGGTTCTGGACTTGTGGTGTTTCACCCAAAGGGAGCCTATATCCGTTATCGCATGGAGGAGTTCTCACGAACCAAGCACCTCGACGCGGGTTATGAGCTCGTGTGGACCCCGCATCTCGCGAAATCGACGCTCTACGAAACCTCGGGTCACTTGGAGTGGTACAAGGAGGGGATGTACCCACCCATGGAGCTTGATGAGGGGGATCTCTACTACCCGAAGCCTATGAACTGTCCTGGTCACATGCTCATCTATCGCTCACAGCCACGTTCGTATCGTGACCTGCCACTACGACTTTTCGAGTTCGGAACGGTCTACCGCTACGAACGTTCAGGAACCCTTCACGGTTTGCTCAGGGTGCGCGGTCTTACCCAAGATGACTCTCATATCTTTTGCACTCCTTCCCAACTCAAGGATGAGTTAGGACGGCTTCTGCGGTTTGTCATCGCAATCTTACGCGCATTTGGACTCGAGGATTTTGATGCAGAGCTTTCGACGCGACCGGAGAAGTCCGTAGGTAACGATGCTGAGTGGGAGTTCGCTACCGAGGCCGCCCGGCTTGCTCTTGACACCTCTGGCATCGAGTACTCGATAGCCGAGGGGGAGGGAGCCTTCTATGCGCCCAAGATCGACATCCATCTTACGGATGCGATCGGCCGACGATGGCAGCTCTCGACGCTCCAGATCGATCTCCAGGAGCCGCAACGGTTCGCGTTGGAGTTTCAAGATACCAGTAATCAGAAACTGCGTCCCTATATGATTCATCGGGCGCTGTTTGGATCGGTGGAGCGGTTCTTTGCCATCTTGACAGAACACTATGCAGGAGCATTGCCAGGCTGGCTGCTAGAGGAGCAGATTCGTATCCTGCCGGTCACCGAGGAGGCACAGGATTGGGCACACACTGTGGCCCAAACCTGTAAAACCAACGGGTTGCGGGTCGTTGTCGGTTCTGCAGGCGAGCCCTTGGGTGGTCGAATTCGCAAGGCGAAGATGGATAAGGTTCCCTATATCCTCGTCGTCGGCAACAACGATGTGAGCGCTGAGACCGTTGGCGTGAACCGCCGAGGGGATACCAAGGAGCAGCGTGGTATTGCACTCGACGTGTTCATCGCCGAGGCGGTGCAGGCCCTTCAGGAACCTACTCTCGACGCCTTCTGA
- the npdG gene encoding NADPH-dependent F420 reductase yields MQIGILGGTGPLGSALGARLAASHLSVGLGSRDRTKAVEVAKGMMGRWPEVDGYLVGADNEEVARAQMVFVAVPWEATIRLVEPLEHVLEGKIVVSMANALVKVGDEFAALTVPRGSAAQLLQARLPAAMVVAALHHVPARSLANLSRPVEVDTLVCADSSSARSQVAVILSRIPGLRVLEAGSLAQAPAIEAMTAVLLNINLRYKATASIRLTGVEVA; encoded by the coding sequence TTGCAGATCGGAATATTGGGAGGGACAGGCCCTCTGGGCAGTGCGCTGGGTGCAAGACTTGCGGCGAGCCATCTGTCAGTGGGGTTGGGTTCGAGGGACAGGACCAAGGCCGTCGAGGTTGCCAAGGGCATGATGGGCCGGTGGCCGGAGGTGGATGGATACCTGGTTGGCGCCGACAACGAAGAGGTCGCCAGAGCGCAAATGGTTTTTGTAGCGGTTCCCTGGGAAGCCACGATCCGGTTGGTGGAACCACTCGAACACGTTTTGGAGGGTAAGATCGTCGTCTCCATGGCGAACGCGCTGGTGAAGGTGGGTGACGAGTTCGCCGCTCTTACCGTCCCACGAGGCTCGGCGGCCCAACTCCTACAGGCGAGACTGCCCGCAGCCATGGTGGTGGCAGCCCTGCATCATGTACCCGCACGATCGCTTGCCAACCTTTCCCGACCTGTCGAGGTCGATACGCTTGTCTGTGCTGACTCCTCCAGTGCGAGGAGTCAGGTGGCGGTCATCCTGTCAAGGATCCCGGGACTGCGGGTCTTGGAGGCTGGATCACTGGCCCAGGCACCCGCTATCGAGGCGATGACGGCGGTGCTGTTAAACATCAATTTGCGGTACAAGGCGACGGCGTCAATCCGCCTGACTGGCGTGGAGGTTGCGTAG